Sequence from the Lysobacter solisilvae genome:
CGGTGTAGGGGTAGTAGCCGGGCAGGTTTTCCTTCTGCAGGAAGGTCAGCAGCTCGCCCCAGCTCTTGTAGGTGGGGGCGGCGATCTTGGGGATCTTCTGGTGCGACAGGGACTCGCGGTAGTTCTCGACGCGGATGGTCTTGTCGCGGACCTGGTACTCGGTGAACTCGTCGACGATGGACTTCAGGCGCTGCGGCCAGTCGCGCAGGAGCTTGAGGGCGTCGGAGGTGAGGGACTGGATGGCGTCGTTGTAGCGCTGGCGGAGGGTTAGGAGGGTGCGGTCTACACCCGCCCCGTCATTCCCGCGGACCCCACTTTCGTCATTCCCGCGAACGCGGGAATCCAGTGCCTTGTCGCTGTCCGAAGGAAGTCGCTGGGTCCCCGCGTTCGCGGGGACGACGAGCAGATCATCGGCGCCGTAGAGGTCCAGGGCCTTCGGCAGCTTGTCGTCCCCCAGATCCCGCAGCGACTGCCAGTAACTCTGCGCCCGGTCGGCGATCTCCGCCTGGCTTTCGATCTTGGCGTTGATGCCGCGGCCCTGTTCGGCGATTTCGGCCAGGTAGCGGACGCGGGCGCCGGGGATCAGGACGGTGGCGCGGGGTTCCTTGAGGGAGGTGTCGATGACGGGCTGGTAATCGCAGTGGGCGGTGCCGAAGGGCTTGGCGCCCTCGGGCTGGTCGCCCTGCCCCGTCTTGCCGAGCTTCTCGCGCAGCAGGCGGCACAGGTTGGCGAACATCCAGCTGATGCCGGGGTCGTTGAACTGGCTGGCGATGGTGGGGTAGACGGGGACGTCCTCGTCCTTGGTGGCGAAGGCCACGCGGTTGCGCTTCCACTGCTTGCGCACGTCGCGCAGGGCGTCTTCGGCGCCGCGCTTGTCGAACTTGTTGAGGACCACCAGCTCGGCGTAGTCGAGCATGTCGATCTTTTCCAGCTGGCTGGGGGCGCCGAAGTCGCTGGTCATGACGTACATGGGGAAATCGACCAGGTCGACGATCTCCGAGTCGGACTGGCCGATGCCGGCGGTCTCGACGATGACCAGGTCGTAGCCCAGCGACTTGAGGAAGGCGATGCAGTCCTTGAGGACGACATTGGTCGCCGCGTGCTGGCGGCGGGTGGCCATGGAGCGCATGAACACGCGCGAAGAGCGCAGCGAGTTCATGCGGATGCGGTCGCCCAGCAGCGCGCCGCCGGTGCGGCGGCGGGTGGGGTCGACGGAGATGACGGCGATGCGCATCTCCGGGAAGCTGGCCAGGAAGCGGTTGAGCAGTTCGTCGGTGACCGAGGACTTGCCGGCGCCGCCGGTGCCGGTGATGCCCACGACCGGGGTCTTGCCGCCGGCCAGCTGCCATTCCTTGCGCAGGTGGGCGAGCTCGGACTCCTCCAGGGCGCTCTCTTCGATGGCCGAGAGCATGCGGCCGATCTCGATCTCGTTGTCGAAGGCGACCTGGTGGGGCTTGTCGACCGGCAGGCGCGCGCCCTCGGCGCGGCGGACGACGTCCTCGATCATGGACACCAGGCCCATGTGCATGCCGTCGTTGGGGTGGTAGATGCGCTCCACGCCGTAGGCCTGCAGTTCGCGGATTTCCTCCGGGGTGATGGTGCCGCCGCCGCCGCCGAAGACGCGGATGTGGGAGGCGTTGCGCTCCTTGAGCATGTCGACCATGTACTTGAAGTACTCGACGTGGCCGCCCTGGTAGCTGGACAGGGCGATGGCGTCGGCGTCCTCCTGCAGCGCGGCGCGGACGACGTCCTCGACCGAGCGGTTGTGGCCCAGATGGATGACTTCGGCGCCCTGCCCCTGGATCAGCCTGCGCATGATGTTGATGGCGGCGTCGTGGCCGTCGAACAGGCTGGCGGCGGTGACGAAACGCAGCGGCGAGGACTCGGCCTGGGCCTGCGGGAGGTTGCTGGCGGGGGTGCTCATGGGGGGCACTCAATACGGAAAGCGGGTTGGGTGAATTGTAGCGGGTGGGGCGTGGGGGGGGCTTTGGGGGGGATTGATGAGGTCAACACCGTCCATGGATCCCCGCCTTCGCGGGGATGACGGTCTGATTGATAACCGGCCTTCGTGAAGATGGCAGCTTGCTTGAGGCCGTCATCCCCTTTGAAACCGTCATCCCCGCGAAGGCGGGGATCCATGGACGTTCGTGCAGAGACCGTCATGCAAGAGGTCAACCTGCACTCCCGCCCGCGGTCCTCTCACGGGTGGACCCGCGCCCCCCCACGCGTGAATACTCCCCCCGCGGCCTTCAACAGCCGAAGGCTGGTCAACGGGGAGATCGCATGCGGATACGACGGGTGCTGGCGTGGGTACTGGCGGGCCTGCTGGTGCTGTTCCTCAGCGGCTGGGTGCTGGCCGACCACCTCACGCCGCCGGCCACCGGTGCGCCCAGCCATGCGCTGCCGGTGCAGGCGGCGCAGACGCTGCTCGATCGCGAGGTCGGTGCCTTGCTCGCGCAGCATCCGGGCAGGAGCGGCGCGATCCTGGTGCCCGACGGGCTGGATGCGTTCGCGGCGCGGGCGATCTCGGCGCGGCGGGCCGGGCGCAGCCTGGACCTGCAGTACTACATCTGGCACGACGACATCGCCGGGCGGATGCTGGCGCGCGAGGCCTGGCTGGCCGCCGAGCGCGGCGTGCGCGTGCGCATGCTGCTGGACGACATGAATGCCGAGGGCCTGGACCCGGGCCTGCTGACGCTGGACGCGCATCCCAACGTGGAGATCCGGCTCTACAACCCCTTCCGCAACCGCGGCGGCGTGGGCCGCGTGCTGGAGCTGGTGCAGCGGCTGGTCAGCGTGAACCACCGCATGCACAACAAGGCGTGGATCGCCGACAACCGCATGGCGGTGGTGGGCGGGCGCAACATCGGCGTGGAGTATTTCGCCGCGGGCGAGGAGACCAACTTCCGCGACCTGGACATGGTGCTGATGGGGCCGGCGGTGGCGCAGGCCAGCGGGGTGTTCGACGCGTACTGGAACAGCGCGGCGGCCGTGCCAATCGTGGCGCTGAGCGAGAAGGCCGCGGCCGACATGGCCGCCATGGTGGCGACCGTCGCGGCCGAGGCCGAGAGCCCGGCGGCGCGGATGTACCTGGAGCGCGTGGATGCCTCCGAGCAGGTGCGCGCCTACACGCAGCAGCGGCTGCGGCCGCACTGGAGCACGGGCATCCAGGTGGTGGCGGACCCGCCGCTGAAGTGGAAGGACGACGATCGCCGGGGCTGGATGGTCGAGCGGCTGGTGAAGCTGCTGGGCACCACCCGGCACAAGGCGCTGCTGATCTCGCCCTACTTCGTGCCCGGCGACTTCGGCACCCAGGGGCTGGGCAAGCTGGCCGCGCGCGGCGCGCACGTGGGCGTGATCACCAATTCGCTGGCGGCCAACGACGTGCCGGCGGTGCACAGCGCGTATGCGGGCTACCGGCCGGCGCTGCTGGCGGCGGGCGTGCGGCTGTACGAGATCCGCGCGGTCGGCCGCCCGGAGACGGCGGGCGTGTTCGGCAGCAGCGGCGCGAGCCTGCATACCAAGGCGTTCGTGGTGGACGACACGCGCGGGTTCGTGGGTTCGTTCAACCTGGATCCGCGGTCGGCCGACCTCAATACCGAGATGGGCGTGGTGTTCGACGACCCGGCCATCGGCGCGGCGCTGCGCGAGGAATACCGACGGCTGTCGGGGCCGGCGCTGAGTTACTGGGTGTACGAGCGGCCGGGCGGCGGCATCGGCTGGCTGGATCGCGCCGCCGCGCCGCCGGTGCTGGTGCGGCGCGAGCCGGATACGGGAAAGATGCAGCGCGCGGTGGCAAGGGTGGTGGGGTGGTTGCCGATTGAGTCGCAGCTTTAGCGGTGGCCCCCTCCCCCGCTTCGCGGGGGAGGGTTGGGGTGGGGGCGACGGTCGCGGTGTGTTCAAGCGAAGGTCGCGTTTGCTCTCATTGAGCGTGCCCGCAGCGTGTTCGGCCCTGCACGAACGTCCATGGATGACCAGCTTCGCTGTTGAGGAGCCCTTCCCGCCTTCGCGGGGATGACGGCAATTAGAGACGCGCCCGGGACCGACAAAGCAGTTCCCCCATTCACCTTTGCATACGCCGCGGTATCCATCGCGGCCCGGGTGTCGCCAGCCCCGGCACGGGCCGCTCCGGGGCGATTGGCGTAGACTACGCCGCCTGCGGAGGCCCTTCTGGCCGCATATCCCGCCGCAGTTCCCAGCCCACTCAACGACTTACATCACCTTGTTGGCGTCGCCTGCCAGCGCAGCGCGATTGTCGACCGGAGCAACCGATGATTTTCGAAACCCTCGACACCTACGGCCATGAGCAGGTCGTGTTCTGCCACAACAAGGATGCGGGCCTGAAGGCCATCATCGCCATCCACAACACCGTGCTGGGCCCGGCCCTGGGCGGTACGCGCATGTGGCCGTACAAGACCGAGGCCGACGCGCTCAATGACGTGCTGCGCCTGTCGCGCGGCATGACCTACAAGAACGCGGTGGCGGGCCTGAACATCGGCGGCGGCAAGGCGGTGATCATCGGCGACCCGGCCACCGACAAGTCCGAGGCGCTGTTCCGCGCCTTCGGCCAGTTCGTGGAGTCGCTGGGCGGCCGTTACATCACGGCCGAGGACGTCGGCATCGACGTCAACGACATGGAATATGTCTACCGTGAAACCGAATACGTGACCGGCGTGCACCAGGTGCACGGCGGTTCGGGCGATCCCTCGCCGTTCACCGCCTACGGCACGCTGCAGGGCCTGATGGCCACGCTCAACAAGCGTTTCGGCGATGAGGAAGTGGGCAAGTATTCCTACTCCGTGCAGGGCCTGGGCCACGTGGGCATGGAGTTCGTGAAGCTGCTGAAGGAACGCGGCGCCAAGATCTTCGCGACCGACATCAACAAGGGCCTGGTCGACAAGGCCGTGTCCGAGTACGGCGTGGAAGCCGTGGGCCTGGACGAGATCTACGACGTGCCGGCCGACGTGTACTCGCCCTGCGCGCTGGGCGGCACCGTCAACGAGCAGACCCTGCCCCGCCTGAAGGCCAAGATCATCTGCGGCGCGGCCAACAACCAGCTGGCCAACAACGCCATCGGCGACGAAGTGCAGAAGCGCGGCATCCTGTACGCCCCGGATTACGCGGTGAACGCGGGCGGCGTGATGAACGTGTCGCTGGAGATCGACGGCTACAACCGCGAACGCGCCATGCGCATGATGCGGACGATCTACCACAACCTCGCGCGCATCTTCGAGATTGCCGAGCGTGACGGCATCCCGACCTACCGCGCCGCCGACCGCCTGGCCGAGGAGCGCATCAGCGCCATCGGCAAGCTGAAGCTGCCGCTGGGCCGGGCGCAGCCG
This genomic interval carries:
- a CDS encoding methylmalonyl-CoA mutase family protein, which translates into the protein MSTPASNLPQAQAESSPLRFVTAASLFDGHDAAINIMRRLIQGQGAEVIHLGHNRSVEDVVRAALQEDADAIALSSYQGGHVEYFKYMVDMLKERNASHIRVFGGGGGTITPEEIRELQAYGVERIYHPNDGMHMGLVSMIEDVVRRAEGARLPVDKPHQVAFDNEIEIGRMLSAIEESALEESELAHLRKEWQLAGGKTPVVGITGTGGAGKSSVTDELLNRFLASFPEMRIAVISVDPTRRRTGGALLGDRIRMNSLRSSRVFMRSMATRRQHAATNVVLKDCIAFLKSLGYDLVIVETAGIGQSDSEIVDLVDFPMYVMTSDFGAPSQLEKIDMLDYAELVVLNKFDKRGAEDALRDVRKQWKRNRVAFATKDEDVPVYPTIASQFNDPGISWMFANLCRLLREKLGKTGQGDQPEGAKPFGTAHCDYQPVIDTSLKEPRATVLIPGARVRYLAEIAEQGRGINAKIESQAEIADRAQSYWQSLRDLGDDKLPKALDLYGADDLLVVPANAGTQRLPSDSDKALDSRVRGNDESGVRGNDGAGVDRTLLTLRQRYNDAIQSLTSDALKLLRDWPQRLKSIVDEFTEYQVRDKTIRVENYRESLSHQKIPKIAAPTYKSWGELLTFLQKENLPGYYPYTGGVYPYRRTGEDPIRMFAGEGTPERTNRRFHYLSVGQPAARLSTAFDSVTLYGEDPAVRPDIFGKIGNSGVNIATLDDMKKLYSGFDLCAPSTSVSMTINGPAPIILSMFMNTAIDQQVEKYLRADQARWDEAHNRIEAMFEGRQRPEYSGMLPETNDGLGLGLLGVTGDQVVDAETYAKIKAHTLATVRGTVQADILKEDQAQNTCIFSTEFALRMMGDIQQYFVDNNVRNFYSVSISGYHIAEAGANPISQLAFTLSNGFTIVEYYLARGMKIDDFAPNLSFFFSNGMDPEYTVIGRVARRIWARAMRERYGASSRSQMMKYHIQTSGRSLHAQEIQFNDIRTTLQALYALFDNCNSLHTNAYDEAITTPTEESVRRAVAIQMIINKELGLNFNENPWQGSFIVDKLTDIVEEAVYKEFEAISERGGVLGAMDTMYQRGKIQEESLYYEHKKHDGSLPLIGVNTFLPKDHGGDIVTEIELIRSTEGEKGQQIQNVAGYQGNRNGYAAEGLRQLQATARERRNVFASLMEAVKTHSLGQISHALYDVGGEYRRNM
- a CDS encoding phospholipase D family protein, giving the protein MRIRRVLAWVLAGLLVLFLSGWVLADHLTPPATGAPSHALPVQAAQTLLDREVGALLAQHPGRSGAILVPDGLDAFAARAISARRAGRSLDLQYYIWHDDIAGRMLAREAWLAAERGVRVRMLLDDMNAEGLDPGLLTLDAHPNVEIRLYNPFRNRGGVGRVLELVQRLVSVNHRMHNKAWIADNRMAVVGGRNIGVEYFAAGEETNFRDLDMVLMGPAVAQASGVFDAYWNSAAAVPIVALSEKAAADMAAMVATVAAEAESPAARMYLERVDASEQVRAYTQQRLRPHWSTGIQVVADPPLKWKDDDRRGWMVERLVKLLGTTRHKALLISPYFVPGDFGTQGLGKLAARGAHVGVITNSLAANDVPAVHSAYAGYRPALLAAGVRLYEIRAVGRPETAGVFGSSGASLHTKAFVVDDTRGFVGSFNLDPRSADLNTEMGVVFDDPAIGAALREEYRRLSGPALSYWVYERPGGGIGWLDRAAAPPVLVRREPDTGKMQRAVARVVGWLPIESQL
- a CDS encoding Glu/Leu/Phe/Val dehydrogenase gives rise to the protein MIFETLDTYGHEQVVFCHNKDAGLKAIIAIHNTVLGPALGGTRMWPYKTEADALNDVLRLSRGMTYKNAVAGLNIGGGKAVIIGDPATDKSEALFRAFGQFVESLGGRYITAEDVGIDVNDMEYVYRETEYVTGVHQVHGGSGDPSPFTAYGTLQGLMATLNKRFGDEEVGKYSYSVQGLGHVGMEFVKLLKERGAKIFATDINKGLVDKAVSEYGVEAVGLDEIYDVPADVYSPCALGGTVNEQTLPRLKAKIICGAANNQLANNAIGDEVQKRGILYAPDYAVNAGGVMNVSLEIDGYNRERAMRMMRTIYHNLARIFEIAERDGIPTYRAADRLAEERISAIGKLKLPLGRAQPRFQGRIRGH